TTCTCCTGCGGAGCAGTCCAGAGTTGGACGCCCTCTAGCGACGCCTCTTCGAGCGAGAGCGTGCCGACGTCGTCTTCATCGGTGATGATCTGTGAGTCGGTGTCAAGTTCGTTCTCTTCGGTGATGAGATCATCATCATCGGGGAGCGTGACGCCGGTTCCCTCGACAACGAGCATGTCGTAGTCAGTCGCTTCGAGGATGTCAGAGCCAGTATCGTCTCCTTCAGCGGTGAATGAACCACCCTGCTCGTAGCTGTTGATTTTGTCGTCACCAGCAACACTCAGGACCTCTGACGCAGACGTGGTTCCAGCCTTGTAGCTGTTGAACAGAACAGAGACTTCACCGTCGTCGTCGTCGTCTTCCACTTCGGCGGTGATGTAGTAGTTGTCGTCCTCGTAGTCACCGATCTGAATAGTGGCTTCGTCGGTGTTGGCGAGCTCGACGGTGATGTTCGCCACGTCACCGCGGTTCTCTGTGACGACGCCTTCCTGGAAGGAGGCACTTGCGTCACCAGTGTCGACGACCTCAATCGTGTCCGACGCGTTCGCGTCAGTGTCGGTCACTTCGACGTCGAAGGTGTAGTTACCCTCGGTGATGTCCTCGAAGTCCAGCACGTAGTCACCTTCTGCTTGCTTGATCTGGACCTTCTCGGTGTCGTCGAAGAAGTTGTCACCGTTGGCGTCAACGATGTCTTCAGGGTTGTCGGACGAGACGATTTCCGCGTTTTCCGGGAGCTCGGCATTACGCTCATCGTCATTCAGGATGTCGAGAAGCTCCTCACGGTCGAGGCCCTCAGCCGAGATGTTGACCGCGTAGCCGTTCCGGACGTCGGACGCAATCTCGTAGTCAACGGTGGCCGAGTCACCCGAGGTTCCGACATCGGGGTCGTCGAACTCGGCGGTCAGGTCTTGCGGAATGACCTCGAACGTTTCAGATGCGACGAGACCCTCATCGGAGTCAAGGACTCTCTCGTCTCCGTTGGTTAGGTCGACAACAGCACCAGACTGCGCATTCACGATGACGAAGTCACCTTCAGTGAGGCGGCCATCAAGCGTGAACTCGAGGGTGCCGTCGATATCACCATCGTTGGGGTCAATCGTCCGTCGGAGCGACCCGACCTGGTCGGTGTCGCCGCTGTCGTCAACGGTACGGACTTGGTAGTTATTTCCATCATTCGACACGTCGAACTGCACGTCCTGGCCGCTGTAGAACGTCCCAGCGTCCAGGTTTGAAACAGCCGCAGCACTGCCCGCGAAGCCGGTCGTCATGGCGAACACCGAGAACACCATGAGCGCGGCCAGGAACAGGCTGCGAAGTTTTTCGTTTGTATCTGTCATAGTTTGTTGATTGCTATCGGGCGGCGCCAGCTGCTTTCCACGTGGCCAGAGCGCAGTCACCGCGACCACGCGTAGACCGAACCAGTGTAGTCGCATCTAGCACCATGGGTAGGGGTACACTGCAAACCTTAGGCGGGTGTTATAAATGTTTTGTGGTCAGGCATGCGGGATGACATACAGCCACAAGGCCGTAGAAGGCGTCTAGACTGAATCTACGGCTCGTTTAGGACCGTGACAGTTCTTTTCAGCCGTGTGTCATACCTTCGTCTGACGGCCGGCGTACGTGTTATAAATACAAGAAGAACAGCGTGGTCAGTTGGGGACGATTTCGACCTCGTGGCCGTCGGGGTCCTTGGTGAACGCGTACTGGTCGTCGCAGCTCTCCGGGTCGCGGTAGTCCTCGGCGTCGCGGGTCAGCAGGTCGTCCCACGTCTCATGGAGGTCGTCGGTACTGACCGCGACGTGGCCCCAGGCGTCGCCCAGCTCGTACGAGCGGCCGTCGTAGTTGTACGTCAGCTCGACGGACATCGCCTCGTCGGCGGCATCGCGAGGCCTGAGGAAGTACAGCGCGAACGAGGAGTGCTCGGAGCGGCGGAACATCTCGTAGTCGAGTTTCCGGGTGTACCAGCCGATGGCCTCGTCGGCGTCCTCGACGCGGAGCATCGTGTGGTCGAGCGACCACTTCGCGCCGTAGTCGCGCTCGACGATCTCGATTTCGTGGCCGTCGGGGTCCTTGACGAACGCATAGGAGCCGCCACAGGAGTCCGGGTCGCGGTAGTCCTCGGCGCCGGCGTCCATGAGTTCCTCGTAGGCGTCGTAGACGTCCTCACAGCGGACGGCGATGTGTCCCCACGCGTCCCCGTGCGTGTACGAGCGCCCATCGTGGTTGTACGTCAGTTCGAGCAGCGCGCCCTCGTCGTGGACGTCCTCGGGTCCGAGGAAGACGTTGGTGAACGTGTCGGCCTCCCAGCGGCTCTTCTCCTCGTAGTCGAGATACGTCTGGTACCAGTCCAGCGACGCCTCCAGGTCTTCGACGCGCATCATCGTGTGGTCGAGCGGCAGCATAGATGGCCCGTGGGACGGGCGCGCGAAAAGGCTACCGTCCTAAGATTCAGTGAGGGCGTAAGCGAAACGACAATCATCGATGCTGATACCCAGAAAGCCCCGGCTGTCATCGGACGCGAAGCGCCGATAACGCCCCTTTCAGTCCCACCCATTTCGGCTGTTCATCCACTTCCGGGAAGGACTGAAAGGGGCCGGGCTTTCTGGCTGTTCGAGAACACGTGGAAAGCGACTCGAGAAGCACTCAGTCCCACATTGGGTGTGGCAATAGATCCAGCGAATCACTCCGCATCGGAGCCAACGTCAATAATCCCAGTCTCGCGCACCGACGGCCAGTAGTACCACCAGACCACAGCAAGCATGACGATTGTGCCCAGGGGAAATCCAATGTAGCCGATTCGGCGGTTGAACCCGAGGAAGACGGTAATCTGTGAGAGACCAGCGGCTGCGAGCGCGAAGGCCGTGATTCGGACGTCCTCACGCCAGACGACGCCTGCGACGGCACTCGCGAGCGCAACGAGATACAGCAAGACCCCGGTCCCCCAGGCCTCGATGAACCGGGGGAGGCCCTCGGTGAACCGGAAGAAGAAGTCGTACACCGAGACCACCGTCGGCGGGTTGGTGTTGAACAGGCCGAAGGAGAACACGAGTGTGAGTTCGTCCCCGATGAGCAGGACCGTCCAGGGAACGAGGCCGGCGGCGACGACGGCGACCAGTCGGCGGCGTGGACCGTACTCCATAGGAGTTGGTAGGAATTGATAGCAAAGAGTCGCACGCATCCGCACGCGGGTGCCGCTCGTGCATGCGGAGAAGTACTATGCTACGGATTACCGCCGGGCGACGATGCGCAGGACGTCCTCGTCAGCCAGTTCGTGGCCCCGCCCGACCTGTTGTTCGTCGTGTTTGGCACTTGGCCCGGTGACGCGGGCGAAGCGGAAGCGCTCGTCGAAGCTCCCGCCCAGTTTCTCACAGGCGTCGTCGACGGTGTCGCCCTCGCGGAGGATGAGGGGCTCCTCGTAGTCGACGCCGCGACCCGGTTTGTCCATGTAGATACGGATGAGGCCGAGCTCGTCCCAGATGCGCTCGGTCAGGCCGTCGAGCCCTTTCTCCTTCTCGGCGCTGATGAAGATGGCCTCTTCAGGGTCGATATCCCGTTCTCGGAGTTCCCCCTTCACCGTCGGCAGGTAGTTCTCCTCGATGAGGTCGGCCTTGTTGACGACGACGACGGAGGGGAGGTAGACGCGGTTGTCCATGACGCCGTCGATGAGCCGGTCCAAGTCCATCTGCTCGCCGATGGTGACGTCGGCGTTGACGTAGCCGTGCTCGCGCAGGACCGCCTTGACGGTCTCCTCGTCCAGGTCGAGGTCGACGGAGCTGTTGATGCTCAGGCCGTCCTTGGCCTTCTTGCGGACGGAGACGCGCGGGGGCTCGATGTCGAGGCGGATCTTGTTCTTGTACAGTTCCTCGCTCAGCCGGTCGTACTGGTCGATGTCGAAGACGGAGACCATGAACACGATGAGGTCGGCGGTCCGGACGACCGAGAGGACCTCCTTGCCCCCACCCCGACCGCCGGCCGCACCTTCGATGAGCCCGGGGACGTCGAGAATCTGGATGTTCGCGCCTTTGTGCTTGAGCATTCCCGGGTAGACGTCCAGCGTCGTGAACTCGTAGGCGCCCGTCTCAGACTCCGCGTTGGTCAGGGCGTTCAGCAGCGTGGACTTGCCGACGCTGGGGAACCCGACGAGGGCGACGGTAGCGTCGCCATGTTTCTCGACGCCGTAGCCGCCGCCACCGCCCGATGAGGACTGCTGTTCGAGCTTCTCTTTCTTCTCTGCGAGCTTCGACTTCAGCCGGCCGATGTGGGCCTCCGTCGACTTGTTGTAGGGCGTACTGCTGATCTCCTCCTCGAGTTCCTGTATCTCGTCTTCGAGCCCCATTACGTGTATGTCGGCCACGCACGTTGGATAAGGCTTTCTTCCCTCACCGAGGGCCGTTCTGTCGGCGTGGTAATTCTTGCCAGTCGTCTGTAAGTCGACACGTCTTTAGGCTATCGTCCGTCAGTGACAATCATGGCAGATGTCGAGCGCTTTCGCGACAGCACACAGATTCTCCTGCCAGCCGGTGCGCTCGACGGCATCCGGGACGAACTCGAGCGGCGCTTCACCGTCATGGTGCGGGCCGAAGGCGGACAGGTGCGTATCATCGGGTCACCGGTGGAGATCAAGGCCGCCGGCGACTTCCTCGCGATGAACGGCATCACCTTCGCGTAACGGGCCCGCGCCGGTCGGTACGGCCGTGTGTCGACCTCACGCGGCCGTCGGTGAAACGCAATCCTTTAAACCGCCGAACGGAATTGCTGAGACATGGCTGGAACTATCGAAGTGCTCGTCCCCGGCGGCCAGGCCAACCCCGGCCCGCCGCTCGGTCCCGAACTGGGGCCGACACCCGTGGACGTGCAGGCAGTCGTCCAGGAGATCAACGACCAGACCGCAGCGTTCGACGGCACCGAAGTCCCCGTCACCGTCGAGTACGACGACGACGGGTCGTTCTCCATCGAGGTCGGTGTCCCGCCGACGGCCGAGCTCATCAAAGACGAAGCCGGCTTCGAGACCGGCAGCGGCGAACCCCAGGAGAACTTCGTCGCCGACCTCAGCGTCGACCAGGTCATCCAGATCGCAGAGCAGAAGCACCCCGACCTGCTGGCCTACGATCTGAAGAACGCCGCGAAGGAAGTCGTCGGGACCTGCGCCTCGCTGGGCGTCACCATCGAGGGCAACGACCCCCGAGAGTTCAAAGAGCGCATCGACGGCGGCGAGTACGACGACATCTTCGGCGAAGCGGCCGAAGCATAAGCAGGCTGCCCCGCCGACTGCGATTCTCGCTGTTTTCGCGACCCAGTAGAGACTGTCATCGTCTCCGAGAGCACCGGATTGACGTGTGTGAGTGGGGCGCATCCGCTGCGGGGTGGTTCGACGCTTTTAAGTGTCGCATCGGCCTCCACACGGACGAGACAGGCAACCGCCTGTTTCACTGACCCGTAGAAGCCGTTTGGCGCACTACGGAGGTGAACAATGGCAGACCAGGAAATAGAGAACGCAGTCTCTCGCGCACTCGAGGACGCACCTGAGCGGAACTTCCGCGAGACGGTCGACCTCGCAGTCAACCTGCGCGACTTAGATCTAAACGACCCGTCGAACCGTGTCGACGAGTCCGTCGTCCTACCTGCCGGCACCGGCCAGGAGACCACCATCGTGGTCTTCGCCGAGGGCGAGACCGCCCTCCGTGCCGAGGATGCCGCAGACGATGTACTCAGCCAGGACGAACTCGAGGAGCTCGGGGGCGACGACGACGCCGCCAAGGAGCTCGCAAACGAGACCGACTTCTTCATCGCCGAGACGAACATGATGCAGGACATCGGTCGCTACCTCGGGACCGTCCTCGGTCCGCGCGGCAAGATGCCGGAACCGCTCGACCCCGACGACGACGTCGTCGAGGTCGTCAACCGAATGAAAAACACCGTGCAGCTGCGCAGTGGTGAGCGTCGGACGTTCCACACCCGCGTGGGCGCCGAGGACATGTCCGCCGAGGACATCGCCGACAACATCGACGTCATCATCCGCCGGCTGCACGCAGACCTCGAGAAGGGGCCGCTCAACATCGACAGCGTCTTCGTGAAGACGACGATGGGCCCCGCCGTGGAGGTGGCCTGACATGAGCGCCGAGAGCGAACGTAAGACAGAGACCATCCCGCAGTGGAAACAGGAAGAGGTCGACGCGCTCGTCGAGACCATCGAGTCCTACGAGAGCGTCGGCGTCGTCAACATCGCGGGCATCCCGTCCCGGCAGCTCCAGGACATGCGCCGTGACCTGTACGGCACCGCGGAACTGCGCGTCTCCCGGAACACGCTGCTCCGACGCGCGCTCGACGAAGTCGACGAGGGCGTCGAGGAACTCACGCAGTTCGTCGAGGGCCAGGTCGGCCTCATCGGGACGAACAACAACCCGTTCTCGCTGTTCCAGGAACTCGAGGCCTCGAAGACGCCGGCCCCCATCGGCGCCGGCGAGATAGCCTCGAACGAGATCGTGATTCCCGAGGGCGACACCGGCGTCGACCCGGGTCCGTTCGTCGGCGAACTCCAGAGCGTCGGTGCTGACGCACGCATCCAGGAGGGGTCCATCCAGGTCCTCTCGGACTCGACCGTGCTCGACGCGGGCGAGGAGGTCTCACAGGACCTCGCGAACGTCCTCAGCGAGCTCGGCATCGAACCGAAGGAGGTCGGCCTCGACCTCCGCGGCGTCTTCGCGGACGGCGTGCTGTTCGAACCCGAGGAACTCGAACTGGACATCGACGAGTACGAGGCGGACATCCAGGCCGCGGCCAGTCGGGCGTTCAACCTCTCGGTCAACGCCGGGTACCCGACGGCCCAGACGGTCCCGACGATGCTCCAGACGGCCAGCGGCGAGGCCAAGAGCCTCGCGCTCCAGGCCGCCATCGAGGACCCCGAGGTCGTCCCCGACCTCATCAGCAAGGCCGACGCGCAGCTGCGCGCGCTCGCGGCCCAGATCGAGGACACGGAGGCGCTGCCCGACGAGCTCCAGGACGTGGAGGTCGCCGAGGCGACAACAGAGGAATCGGCTGACGAAGACGACGAGGACACCGCAGACGAGGACGCCAGCGACGACGCCGAGGCCGAGGCGGCCGAGGACGACGACGATGACGACGAGGACGCTGGCGACGCGCTCGGGGCGATGTTCTAACCACAACCACACTTCAGAACAATGGAATACGTATACGCTGCACTCATCCTGAACGAATCGGGCGAAGAAATCAACGAAGACAACCTCACCGACGTGCTCGACGCCGCGGGCGTCGACGTCGAGGAGTCCCGAGTCAAGGCGCTCGTCGCCGCGCTCGAGGACGTCGACATCAGCGAGGCCGTCGAACAGGCCGCCGCCGCACCCGTCGCCGCGAGCGGTGGGGCCGCGGAGGCCGACGACGAGGACGCTGACGAGGCCGACGACGAGGCCGAAGAAGAGGAAGCGGCCGACGACGAAGACGACGACGACGACGAGGAAGACGAGTCCAGCGGCGAGGGACTCGGCGAACTCTTCGGCTAAGCCGTCGACCTCAGACGACGACCTTTCTTTCGAGACATACTGGCCAGCGACGCGTCTAGAGCGCACTCGTGGGATGGCGGCCGTTGCCGCCGCGTCGACGTGGGCGTGCTGACCTTCAAGTACCGAAAGGGGGCCAGGACCGGGTATGCTCCCGGTCAGACTCACCGCCGACCCCGCCGCGACGGCCGTGCTGCTCGTAGCGGTAGCCGGGGGCATCTGTCTCGGCACCGTCAGCGGCCTCGTCCCCGGCCTGCACGCGAACACGTTCGCGCTCCTGCTTGCGGCGACAGCCGGCGCGGTGCCGGGGCCACGGCGCTACGTCGGGGCGGCGATGCTGGCTGCCGGGGTCGTCCACACGTTCCTCGATATCGTCCCGGCGCTTTCGCTGGGCGTCCCCGACCCGGCGATGGCCGCCGGCGCGCTACCTGGTCACCAGCTCGTCGTCGAGGGACGGGGCCGCGAGGCCCTTCGGCTCTCGGCAATAGGGAGCGCCGGCGCGGTCGTCCTGGCGGCACCGCTCGCGCTCCCAGTCACGGCGGCCATGGTCGAACTCTACCCACACATCGAGTCCCATCTCGCAGTGGTCCTTGCCAGTATCGCGGCGCTGCTCGTGGCGACCGAACGCGACGCGCGAGCGATGGTCGGCGCCTGCTGTTCGCTCGCGGCCAGCGGGGGGCTCGGGCTCCTGTTCCTCGACGCCAGCGTCTCGTCCGTGCTCCCCGTCGTGGACATCCTCGTCGCGCTGTTCGCTGGCCTGTTCGGCGCACCGGTGTTGCTCGCAGCCATCGAGGGTGACGGCGTTCCAGCACAGACCGGCACGACAGTTGCGACGCCACGCCGGACGGTCGGTCTGCTCGTCACCGTCGGGACGCTGTGTGGCGCTGTCGTGGGCTATCTCCCCGGAATCTCCAGCGCCGTCGCGGCGACGCTGGCGCTGGGTCTGACCGCCGACGGCGGGCCGCGAGCGTTCGTCGTCACGACCAGCGGGGTGAACACGGCGACAGCGGTGTTCGCGCTGTTCGCCCTCGTCGCGCTCGGGGAGCCACGGACCGGCGTCCTCGTCGCGATGGAGCGCGCGAACGTCCCCCTCGTGGTACCGTCGTTGGTGACGGCCGTGGTACTCGCTGCCGGAGCGGGCGCGCTCCTGGTACCAGTCCTCGGCGACCGGTATCTGCGGACGGTCGGCCGACTGGACCCCGCCAGGCTGTCACTGTCGGTACTCGCGGCCCTCTGTGTCCTCTCGTGGGTGTTCGCCGGATTCGTGGGTGTCGGCGCGTTCGGGGCCGCGACGGTCGTCGGCCACATCCCGCCGTCCTTCGGGACGCGACGGGCGACGCTGATGGGGGTGTTGCTCGTCCCGCTCGCGCTATAGGTACCCCCGTCGGCGGAAGTGGACGAGCATGACGACGGCGATGAGCGCCATCCCGACCATCGTCGCCGGGTAGCCGAGGGCCCAGCCGAGTTCCGGCATGTTGTAGGGACCCCCCGAGAAGTTCATCCCGTAGATACCGGCGACGAAGGTCAGCGGGATGAATATCGTCGCGACGACGGTCAGGACCTTCATCACCTCGTTGGTCGACTGCGAGAGCGTGTTCAGGTAGATGTCCCGGGCGCCCGACACCAGGTCGCGGTAGGTCTCGGTCAGGTCCACGATCTGCACCAGGTGGTCGTAGGTGTCGCGGAAGTACTTCTCCGTCTCCGGCCGTATCTGTTCGGGGTCGCCCCGCGCGAGCGTCCCGACGGCCTCCCGGGCCGGCCAGGCCTGCTTGCGGAAGGACAGCAGGTCGCGCCGGACGTCGTTTATCTTCTCTAGGGTCTGGCGGTCCGTCGAGACGGTCACCTCGTCCTCGATCTCCTCGATGTCGGTCTCGAGCTCGTCGAGCAGGTCGAAGTAGCTCTCGACGACGACGTCGAGGACGCGGTAGGCGGTGAAGTCGGCGCCGCGCTGGAGCAGTCGCTCGTCACCGCGCGAGACGGCGTCGAGGACCCGCTGAACCGGCGTCGCTGCCCCTGGCGAGACAGTCACCACCCAGTCGTCGCCGATGAAGATGCCCACGGGGGTCGTCTTGACTTCCTTCTCGAACGTCGTCTCGCCGGTGGTGAGGCTCGCTATCTTGAGGAGCACGAACGTGTGTTCGCTGAACTCCTCGGTCTTGGCTCGCGTGTGGTTCTGGACGTCCTCGATGGTGAGGTGGTGGATGTCGAAGGCGGTCTGGATAGCCCGGAGTTCCTCGTTCGTGACCGACGTCGCGTGTACCCAGGTCGTGCCCACGGCACGCCGTGCCGCCGCGAGGTCGTCGTACTGGACTGCCTCGCCGTCAGCGTAGACCACGGCCGATATCACGGCTCGACACCCCCCGCCGCGAGACCGATGGTCACCAGCGCCAACCCGAACATGAGTGCTGTCAGCGAGAGCGACCGGCCCGGGTACGGCACGAGGACTCCGACGACGTACCCGCCGAGTCCGGCCGCAGTGAGCAGCGCCCCAGTGATTGCTGCCGTTTGCATACCCTTCACTCACCGGCCGGGCAGAAAACGGTACGCCCCGGCGGCGTCAGGAACTCGGGTGCTGGATGGCGCCGAGGAGCGTGTCGACCCGGTCCCGTTCGTCGATACGCTCGGGGTGGACGGCGACAGCGACGACCACGTCACCTTCGTGTTCGAAACTGGCCACGTGCAGGCGGATGTCTATCTCCTGGCCCTGGACGTCCGATGTGCCGGTGAACTCGCTGACAGTGCGATCCTCGCCGAGTATCTGGACGGTCCGGTTGCCCTCGGCCTGGACGTCGCTGACACGCTCGGTGCGCTGAATCAGCCGCTCCACGAGCTGGCGGTTGGACTGGCTCGCGAGCGGGTTGAGTGACTGGCCTGCGACGGTCGCACCCGGCGTCGAGAGGAGGATGAGGCGGGCGAACTCGAGCTCGCCGAGCGGCCCGAGGTCGACGGACCGGTTGTACTCGGCGACGTGGTTCGTGATTCTGACCGTCCGTTCCTGCCCGACGACGGACACGTTCCGGGTCAGCGTCTGTGCCTCGTCGCGGGCCTCGTCGTAGCCGGTCGTCTCGAGCGCCGCGTCGTCGACCGACGCGGGCTCGGCCTCGAAGGCGACGGTTTCCCCGGTGATGAGACCGACACACCCGGACGAGACGACGAGGAGGGCGATCAGCGCAGTGAGGAGTCCGGTTCGCATGGTGTCCCGACAGATGTCCCGGAGTGTAAAAACGATACGTGTCGGGCCGCCGGCCCAAGGGGACCGGATCAGCCCGCGGGAATCGCGGTTCAGGAGGTATCGGCGTCCCTGCTTCGACCCTGTTCGTCACCGGTACTCGCCACACGTCGAGCCGCGGCGATTAGACGACGACGCCAGTCGAGGACAGCGAAGCCACGACGAGCAGGAGCCCGAGTGCCAGGACGATACGGACTAGCCGCGAGTTCGCGTGGAACAGGTTCATTGTCGTATATTGACGTCAAATTGGCCCATAAGTATGAACTGCCTGTCGTCGACGGGACGAAGGCGAGAGGTCCTCGGAGCAACCGAAGCCTCGGATTATAACCGGTCCACAGGGCCGTTTACGTCGGTCGAGCCTCGATATCGATACCCCGAGTCCCTGCTCGCGCAACAGTAAGAGAGTGGTTCTGGGGAGACTGTCGACGAACGGCTATCAGAACAGGCTCGCCAGCACGTTGATGACAGCCCACTTCACCGAGTTGATGAGTCCGATGCCGTCGATTCGGATGTCACCGTCCGTGAGCGCGTTCTGGAACGCGTTCGTGGGGTTGTTCGATCCGAGGATCCGGTCGATGGTCGCCCGGTCGGTCGTCATCTGCAGCGTCGCGTCGTCACGAGTCCCCTGTTCCAGTTCCTGAATCTGGAGTTGCGCGTTCATCCGGAACGACGCGGTACCCTGCGTGCCATCCCCGTCGGTGACGATGAGATTCACGCGCTCGTTTTTCAGCTGGTCGGCCGCGATACCGAGGTCGCTCGCGTCGACGTTCTCGTTGTACGTCGAGACGAACCCCTCGAAATCACCGAACATCTCGTCGGCCCACCCTGGCTGGTCGGATTGCGCGAGAGCCGGTCCGACGCCGAACGACGCGACCGAGACGACGACGACGGTCGCAATCAGAAGTCGGATAGATTGAGAGCTATTTGGTACGTATTTCATAACGATGAGAACTACGCCAAACGAGTATATATACTCGTGCTGTCGCGTGATAGCATCCATCGGCTCCGCGTCGTACCGGGCCGGCACCGAGCGTGTCGAATGTCGCTGCAACGAACCGGGCACGACCGTGAGACGACGGAGCGCGGCGTCACTCAGAGCCGATACGTCGGCCCGTCGTCCGTATCCTGCACCTCGACGCCCAGCGCTTCGAGTTCGTCGCGCAAGTCGTCGGCCCGCTCGTAGTTGCCGGCCTCGCGCTCCTGTTCCCGGACTTCGAGGACGAGCTCGACGAGGTCCCCGGCGACGGAGACGTCGCTCTCCTGTGGCTCGCCAAGCGAGAGGCCGAGTATCCCGCGGCCGAACGCCTCGAAGGTCTCGACGGCGCGCCGGAGACCCCGGTAGTCGAAGGCTTCGTTCGCGTCGACGTGCGTGTTGACCGCGGCGGTCAGGTCGAGCAGCGCCGTCGTGGCCTCGCGGGTGTTGAAGTCGTCGTTCATCGCCGCCTCGAAGTCCTCGCGGGCCTCGTCGACGGCGGCCCGCAGCGAGTCGTCGGCGACTGTCGCGTAGGCATCGACGTCGTCGCAGGCCTCGACGGCTCGTTCGTACCCTCGCTGGAGGCGGTCCCAGCGCTCCTGGGCCTCGGCGATGGTCTCCTCGCTATAGACGGCGCTGTTGCTGTAGCTCGTCGAGAGCAGGAAGGTCCGCAGGACGTCCGGTCCGAACTCCTCGACGGCGTCGCTGACGGTGAAGAAGTTCCCGAGCGAGGAGGACATCTTCTCGCCTTTGGTCTCGAGCAAGCGGACGTGGAGCCAGTACTTCGCGAACTGCTTCCCGGTCGCGGCCTCGCTCTGGGCCACCTCGTTCTCGTGGTGAGGGAAGACGAGGTCCTGGCCGCCGACGTGGATGTCGATGGACTCGTCTAAGTGGGTCATCGACATCGCCGAGCACTCGATGTGCCAGCCCGGCCGCCCCTCGCCCCACGGCGAGTCCCAGGTCTGGGCCGTCTCGCAAGCTTCCTCGGGCGGTGCGGCCTCGGCGTGCTGGTGCTCCTCGATGTCCTCTGGGGCGACGCCGCCGGCCTTCCAGAGGGCGAAGTCGGCCGGGTGGCGCTTCTCCGACGTGGCGGCCTCGCCCTGCGACTCGATGTCGTCGACGGTCTGGTTCGACAGCTTGCCGTAGTCCTCGAAGCTCCGCACGTCGAAGTACACCGACCCGTTGGCCTCGTAGGCGTGGCCAGACTCGACGAGGCGCTCGACCAGGCTGATGATTTCGGGAACGTGCTCGGAGACCCGCGGGTAGACTTCGGCCCGGTCGAGGTTCAGCGAGCGCATGTCGTCGATGACCTGCTGGACGTAG
This DNA window, taken from Haloarcula ordinaria, encodes the following:
- a CDS encoding DUF6517 family protein, whose protein sequence is MRTGLLTALIALLVVSSGCVGLITGETVAFEAEPASVDDAALETTGYDEARDEAQTLTRNVSVVGQERTVRITNHVAEYNRSVDLGPLGELEFARLILLSTPGATVAGQSLNPLASQSNRQLVERLIQRTERVSDVQAEGNRTVQILGEDRTVSEFTGTSDVQGQEIDIRLHVASFEHEGDVVVAVAVHPERIDERDRVDTLLGAIQHPSS
- the cysS gene encoding cysteine--tRNA ligase yields the protein MTIRVTNTLTGETEPFEPRDPDSVLLYYCGLTTSDPPHLGHARGWVHVDVMCRWLEWLGYDVRHVENFTDVNEKIVARVGEDGDSEADVARHYVQQVIDDMRSLNLDRAEVYPRVSEHVPEIISLVERLVESGHAYEANGSVYFDVRSFEDYGKLSNQTVDDIESQGEAATSEKRHPADFALWKAGGVAPEDIEEHQHAEAAPPEEACETAQTWDSPWGEGRPGWHIECSAMSMTHLDESIDIHVGGQDLVFPHHENEVAQSEAATGKQFAKYWLHVRLLETKGEKMSSSLGNFFTVSDAVEEFGPDVLRTFLLSTSYSNSAVYSEETIAEAQERWDRLQRGYERAVEACDDVDAYATVADDSLRAAVDEAREDFEAAMNDDFNTREATTALLDLTAAVNTHVDANEAFDYRGLRRAVETFEAFGRGILGLSLGEPQESDVSVAGDLVELVLEVREQEREAGNYERADDLRDELEALGVEVQDTDDGPTYRL